One part of the Sulfolobus tengchongensis genome encodes these proteins:
- a CDS encoding 50S ribosomal protein L23 produces MIQMALATEKALRLIESYNTLTLIVDKNDTKNDIKRSVEKMFEVKVIKVNVVITPQGYKKAYVKLAPEYKASDIAHKLGIL; encoded by the coding sequence ATGATCCAAATGGCTTTAGCAACAGAGAAGGCGCTAAGGTTAATCGAATCTTATAACACGCTTACGTTGATCGTTGATAAAAACGATACTAAAAATGATATCAAAAGGTCTGTTGAGAAGATGTTTGAAGTGAAAGTAATTAAGGTTAATGTCGTTATAACTCCTCAAGGCTATAAGAAAGCATATGTTAAGTTGGCCCCAGAATATAAGGCCAGTGATATAGCTCATAAGTTAGGTATTTTGTAA
- a CDS encoding 30S ribosomal protein S17, translated as MGSKGKLVKDPGIPNIVIPEKPCEDENCPYHGSLRVRGMILEGILIKYKGNKSAVIERQYLYYDSKYKRYERRRSRIHAHVPPCVNVKEGDKVIIGECRPISKSISFVILSKVS; from the coding sequence ATGGGATCTAAGGGGAAATTGGTGAAGGACCCGGGAATACCTAATATAGTTATTCCTGAGAAGCCATGTGAAGATGAGAATTGTCCCTATCATGGTTCATTAAGAGTAAGAGGAATGATACTAGAAGGGATTCTAATTAAGTACAAGGGCAATAAATCTGCAGTTATAGAAAGGCAATATTTGTACTATGATTCAAAGTACAAGAGATATGAAAGAAGAAGAAGTCGAATTCATGCTCATGTCCCTCCGTGTGTAAATGTTAAAGAGGGAGATAAAGTTATAATTGGCGAATGTAGACCCATTTCTAAATCTATAAGTTTCGTTATACTCAGCAAGGTGAGTTGA
- a CDS encoding 50S ribosomal protein L32e — MSEQKIRVYRKKIYEIRQKLKSKKPEFMRYDWDKFYRLERQEKWRRPYGRDNKTRLKIRGFPPIVSVGYRLPKEIRELHPTGLKQVLVHNVNELIKLQNQKDNVIVIIASSVGFKKRIEILNKAKELGLKVSNGGINV, encoded by the coding sequence ATGAGTGAACAGAAAATAAGGGTATATAGGAAAAAGATTTATGAAATAAGGCAGAAGTTAAAGTCTAAAAAGCCAGAATTTATGAGATATGATTGGGATAAGTTCTATAGACTAGAAAGGCAAGAAAAATGGAGAAGGCCATACGGTCGAGATAATAAGACTAGGCTTAAAATTAGGGGTTTCCCCCCAATAGTAAGTGTAGGTTATAGGTTACCTAAGGAGATCAGAGAATTACACCCTACTGGATTAAAGCAAGTATTGGTTCATAACGTAAATGAGTTAATTAAACTTCAGAATCAGAAAGATAATGTCATTGTTATAATAGCTTCCTCAGTTGGTTTTAAAAAGAGGATTGAGATTCTAAATAAGGCTAAGGAATTAGGTTTAAAGGTGAGTAATGGAGGTATTAATGTATGA
- a CDS encoding 50S ribosomal protein L2, with protein sequence MGKRLLQQRAGKGSPTFRSPSWLRIGKVRYPNITGHFIGKVVDIVHNPGMNAPVAVIKLENGIKFLMQAVQGIAVNQKIEFGKGSPIANGNVIEIGDAPEGTVVCNIEENFGDGGKYARSAGSYATVIGKSGDKVLIKLPSDKIKAVSNKARATVGVIAGGGVTEKPLLKAGANYWKYKVKAKKWPIVRGVAMNVVDHPHGGGLHQSVSRPSTVSRNAPPGRKVGHIAARRTGRKEGK encoded by the coding sequence TTGGGTAAAAGGTTGCTTCAACAGAGAGCTGGTAAAGGCTCTCCTACATTTAGAAGTCCTAGTTGGTTAAGGATAGGTAAGGTAAGATATCCTAATATAACTGGTCATTTCATTGGAAAAGTAGTAGACATTGTCCACAACCCCGGCATGAATGCACCGGTTGCCGTAATAAAATTAGAGAATGGTATTAAGTTTTTAATGCAAGCAGTGCAGGGAATTGCTGTTAATCAGAAAATTGAATTTGGTAAAGGCTCTCCTATAGCTAATGGTAATGTTATAGAAATAGGTGATGCGCCAGAGGGTACTGTAGTATGTAACATTGAAGAGAATTTTGGAGATGGAGGTAAATATGCCAGAAGTGCTGGTTCTTATGCTACTGTGATAGGTAAAAGTGGTGATAAGGTATTAATTAAATTACCTTCAGATAAAATAAAAGCCGTCTCAAATAAGGCTAGAGCAACTGTTGGTGTCATTGCAGGAGGTGGCGTAACAGAGAAGCCTCTATTAAAAGCGGGGGCAAACTATTGGAAGTATAAGGTAAAGGCTAAAAAATGGCCCATTGTTAGAGGCGTTGCGATGAACGTTGTCGACCATCCACATGGTGGTGGATTGCATCAGAGTGTAAGCAGACCTTCTACAGTATCTAGGAATGCGCCACCTGGAAGAAAGGTAGGGCACATAGCGGCAAGACGAACAGGGAGGAAAGAGGGTAAGTGA
- a CDS encoding 30S ribosomal protein S3, with the protein MPNIKRYFLEKSMVKVMIDEYLAKQYYNAEYAGVEVLKTPIGTRVIIYAGRPSMIIGRGGRNIKQLAQIFEKVFGLENPQITITNVENAELNARVMAFRLAIALEKGYHFRRAAFISMRRIMNAGALGAEIIISGKLTTERARYEKLKEGIVYKSGQQLEKMIDRAVAIAMLKPGVYGVEVIITKPLKIEDKISLKESPSVPQEVSVTNVTFIDESAQKSEEKGESQ; encoded by the coding sequence ATTCCTAATATTAAAAGATACTTCCTTGAAAAGTCCATGGTAAAGGTAATGATAGACGAGTATTTAGCAAAACAGTACTATAATGCAGAGTATGCAGGAGTAGAGGTATTAAAGACACCTATAGGGACAAGAGTGATAATATATGCTGGTAGACCTTCAATGATAATAGGGAGAGGAGGCAGAAACATAAAGCAGCTAGCACAGATCTTTGAGAAGGTATTTGGCTTAGAAAATCCACAAATCACGATAACTAATGTAGAAAATGCAGAACTTAATGCTAGAGTAATGGCATTTAGGCTTGCTATAGCGTTAGAAAAGGGTTATCATTTCAGAAGGGCAGCATTTATTTCAATGAGAAGAATAATGAATGCTGGAGCGTTAGGTGCTGAGATTATAATAAGTGGTAAGCTTACTACTGAAAGAGCCAGATATGAGAAGCTAAAGGAAGGTATTGTATACAAGAGTGGACAACAGTTGGAAAAGATGATAGATAGAGCAGTTGCGATAGCTATGCTAAAACCAGGAGTTTATGGTGTTGAGGTAATTATTACTAAGCCTTTAAAAATAGAGGATAAGATTAGCTTGAAAGAATCTCCATCAGTACCTCAAGAAGTATCTGTAACTAACGTTACCTTTATTGACGAATCTGCTCAAAAAAGTGAGGAAAAAGGTGAAAGTCAATGA
- a CDS encoding 50S ribosomal protein L3, producing MGHRKLASPRRGSSGLRPRKRSSELLPTPRTWPQINSQNPKLLGFVGYKVGMTHVFLVDDWPNSPTNGKEIYMPVTVVEVPPIIPLALRAYVIDGKGEPNVITEYWSSLSLQFGDIRRRIPSLSSFLKDEESKKKLDEKFSNKLEIIKSNLDKIIYFRLLVATQPRKIPSLGKKKPDLVEIQIGGGEKKSQLEYALNILGKEVTIKDVFKEGQLVDVIGVTKGKGFAGVIKRYNVIELPRWHKHRKGSRKIGTRGPSLGTPSYTPQPGQLGFHRRTEYNKRIIKIGEDPKEINPAGGFVRYGIVRNTYILLEGSILGPKKRPVFLREPVRPSYVFETVPKITYVNLLSQQG from the coding sequence ATGGGTCATCGAAAGTTAGCTTCACCTAGACGTGGATCATCAGGTCTCAGACCTAGAAAGAGGTCATCAGAGTTATTACCCACACCTAGGACATGGCCTCAAATAAATTCACAAAACCCTAAATTACTTGGATTTGTAGGATATAAAGTTGGAATGACTCATGTTTTCTTAGTTGATGATTGGCCAAATTCTCCTACTAATGGAAAAGAAATATATATGCCCGTTACAGTGGTAGAAGTGCCTCCAATTATTCCGTTGGCGTTAAGAGCTTACGTTATTGATGGTAAAGGAGAGCCAAATGTAATTACTGAGTATTGGTCTTCTTTGTCTTTACAGTTTGGTGACATCAGGAGAAGGATTCCTTCTCTTTCATCCTTTTTAAAGGATGAGGAAAGTAAGAAGAAATTAGATGAAAAATTTAGTAATAAGTTGGAGATTATCAAATCTAATTTAGATAAAATAATCTATTTTCGGCTTTTAGTTGCGACACAACCTAGGAAAATACCATCATTAGGTAAGAAAAAACCAGATCTAGTGGAAATACAAATAGGTGGAGGAGAAAAGAAGTCACAATTAGAATACGCTCTAAACATTTTAGGGAAAGAAGTCACAATTAAAGATGTTTTTAAAGAAGGTCAACTAGTTGATGTAATTGGAGTAACTAAGGGGAAAGGTTTCGCTGGAGTAATAAAGAGATATAACGTAATTGAGTTACCTAGGTGGCATAAACACAGAAAGGGAAGTAGAAAGATAGGTACTAGAGGTCCTTCTTTAGGAACACCGAGCTATACGCCTCAACCAGGACAGTTAGGTTTCCATAGAAGGACTGAATATAACAAGAGAATTATAAAAATTGGTGAAGATCCTAAGGAGATAAATCCTGCAGGTGGCTTTGTTAGATACGGCATAGTTAGGAATACGTACATTCTACTAGAGGGTTCCATATTAGGTCCTAAAAAAAGACCAGTATTTTTAAGAGAACCCGTTAGACCATCCTATGTGTTTGAAACGGTACCTAAAATAACTTATGTAAATCTTTTGAGCCAACAAGGGTGA
- the rpl4p gene encoding 50S ribosomal protein L4, with protein sequence MYLELVRKVADVIDKNGNKVKQVELPLFFSYPVRKDLIRRAFLSEFTHSLQPKGRDPMAGKRTTAESFGINLGLARVPRVKNSGEAALAPNTVGGRLTFPPSVDKKIEEEINRKEKSLAVISAISATADALFIKSRGHVFKDSVSFPIVVVDDIVGLKTTAEVEEFLNKIGVYDDIERVKEKIRIRAGKGKMRGRKYKEPVGPLMVIHEKNVPIIKAARNLAGVDIVNANDLSVIHLAPGSHPGRLTIYTESSIKILDSRLSKRLVV encoded by the coding sequence ATGTATTTAGAATTAGTTAGAAAAGTTGCAGATGTTATAGATAAGAACGGAAATAAGGTGAAGCAAGTAGAATTGCCGCTGTTTTTTTCCTATCCTGTAAGGAAAGACCTTATAAGAAGAGCGTTCTTATCGGAATTTACACACTCATTACAACCAAAAGGAAGAGATCCTATGGCGGGTAAGAGAACAACTGCGGAAAGTTTTGGAATTAATCTTGGTTTAGCTAGAGTACCTAGAGTTAAGAATTCCGGAGAAGCCGCATTAGCTCCAAACACTGTTGGTGGAAGATTAACTTTTCCACCTTCCGTTGATAAAAAAATTGAAGAGGAGATAAATCGTAAAGAAAAAAGTTTAGCTGTAATTAGTGCGATAAGTGCCACTGCCGATGCCTTATTCATTAAGTCTAGGGGACATGTGTTTAAAGATTCAGTAAGTTTTCCTATAGTAGTTGTAGACGATATTGTAGGTTTGAAAACTACTGCAGAAGTAGAGGAATTTTTGAATAAAATAGGAGTTTATGATGATATTGAAAGAGTAAAGGAAAAAATAAGGATAAGGGCTGGAAAAGGTAAAATGAGAGGAAGGAAATATAAGGAGCCTGTTGGTCCATTGATGGTTATACATGAGAAGAACGTGCCTATAATTAAAGCTGCGAGGAATCTGGCGGGAGTTGATATAGTTAACGCAAATGATCTTAGTGTAATTCATTTAGCTCCAGGTTCCCATCCGGGTAGGCTCACTATTTATACTGAGAGTAGCATAAAGATTTTAGATAGTAGATTAAGTAAAAGGTTGGTGGTTTAG
- a CDS encoding 30S ribosomal protein S4e, which translates to MAHLTRFEAPWFLLISKKQYKWTVRPNAGPHPVGKSVPLAIIIRDYLKLAGTIKEAKYIISEGKILVDGKIRRDYKYPVGLMDVISIPSSDLYFRVLPDNVRFMRLSKISADEAHYKYVRIMNKTTLKGGLVQLNLEDGRNIVVDKEVAKNYKTLMTLKVELPSQNVVESYSISEGSYVIFLGGRNVGIHGIVKSINLSKFKTRRYSVVTIESKDGNAYQTNLLNVMSIGKEKPDMRID; encoded by the coding sequence ATGGCGCACTTAACTCGATTTGAGGCTCCTTGGTTTTTATTAATTAGCAAAAAGCAGTACAAGTGGACTGTTAGACCTAATGCTGGTCCTCACCCTGTTGGAAAAAGTGTCCCATTGGCTATTATAATAAGGGATTATCTTAAGCTTGCAGGAACAATAAAGGAGGCTAAGTATATTATATCTGAAGGGAAAATATTGGTAGATGGTAAAATAAGGAGAGATTATAAGTATCCAGTTGGTCTTATGGATGTAATTTCAATTCCTTCTTCTGATTTATATTTTAGGGTCTTACCAGATAATGTGCGGTTCATGAGACTTTCTAAAATATCAGCTGATGAAGCTCACTATAAATATGTAAGGATTATGAATAAAACTACATTAAAAGGCGGATTAGTTCAGCTTAATTTAGAGGATGGAAGAAATATTGTAGTTGATAAAGAAGTTGCAAAGAATTATAAAACTCTTATGACTTTAAAAGTAGAATTACCTAGCCAGAATGTAGTGGAATCATATAGTATTTCAGAGGGCTCATATGTCATCTTCTTGGGAGGTAGGAACGTTGGTATTCATGGGATTGTAAAGAGTATAAATCTAAGTAAATTTAAGACAAGGAGGTATAGTGTGGTTACGATAGAAAGTAAAGATGGAAACGCCTATCAGACTAATCTTTTGAATGTTATGAGTATAGGGAAGGAAAAACCAGATATGAGGATTGATTAA
- a CDS encoding ribonuclease P protein subunit produces MLLDYIGSEIKILYYVDSSLISKKGIVILETEKTFLIRLSDKGKVVRIFKAHGIFEITFKGKSFIVDGYKLVRKPWKRI; encoded by the coding sequence ATGCTTTTAGATTATATTGGATCTGAAATAAAAATTTTATATTATGTAGATTCATCTTTGATTTCAAAAAAAGGTATAGTTATATTAGAAACTGAAAAGACATTTTTAATCAGATTAAGTGATAAGGGAAAGGTCGTAAGGATATTTAAGGCCCACGGCATATTTGAGATAACTTTTAAAGGTAAGTCTTTTATAGTAGATGGCTATAAGCTGGTAAGAAAACCTTGGAAAAGGATTTAG
- a CDS encoding 50S ribosomal protein L5 produces MKMAEASISVKQNPMRKVKLAKVTVNIGLGESGDRLQKAYQLLQELTGAKPVYTNAKKTIREFGIRKGQPIGVKVTLRGAKAEEFLRKVLEAIGYRLRKSSFDNYGNVAFGIAEHVILPGARYDPEIGIFGMDIAITLERPGYRIARRRRKKTKIPNRHRVTKEEAMEFLRNNFNVQIVEG; encoded by the coding sequence ATTAAAATGGCAGAGGCATCTATATCCGTTAAACAAAATCCCATGAGGAAAGTTAAACTAGCAAAGGTAACTGTTAATATAGGTCTTGGGGAATCTGGTGATAGATTGCAGAAAGCTTATCAGTTATTGCAGGAATTGACAGGAGCTAAGCCAGTATATACTAATGCTAAAAAAACTATCAGAGAGTTTGGAATAAGGAAAGGTCAACCTATAGGGGTTAAAGTAACGCTAAGGGGTGCTAAAGCTGAGGAATTCTTAAGGAAAGTATTAGAAGCGATAGGTTATAGATTAAGGAAGAGCAGCTTCGATAATTATGGGAATGTTGCATTCGGTATTGCTGAGCACGTAATATTACCAGGCGCAAGATATGATCCGGAAATAGGTATATTCGGTATGGATATAGCTATTACATTGGAGAGGCCCGGATATAGGATTGCCAGAAGGAGAAGAAAGAAGACTAAGATTCCTAATAGACATAGGGTGACAAAGGAGGAAGCAATGGAATTCCTGAGAAATAATTTTAATGTTCAGATAGTAGAGGGGTGA
- a CDS encoding 50S ribosomal protein L14: MSEKIQVLGSRKGLTPALQHYSVVTVADNSGAKEAMIIGIYGYRGVLRRVPFANIADMVMVSVKKGTPEVRKQKFRAVIVRQRMPYRRPDGTWISFEDNAVVIINPDGTPKGTEIRGPIAREAAERWPKIASLATLVV, encoded by the coding sequence GTGTCAGAGAAAATCCAAGTGTTGGGTTCTAGAAAAGGTCTAACTCCAGCTCTTCAACACTATTCAGTGGTTACAGTCGCTGATAATAGTGGGGCAAAGGAAGCAATGATAATCGGTATATATGGTTACAGAGGTGTTTTAAGAAGAGTTCCATTTGCTAATATAGCAGACATGGTAATGGTCTCAGTAAAGAAAGGTACACCAGAGGTTAGAAAGCAGAAATTTAGAGCTGTTATAGTAAGGCAAAGAATGCCTTATAGAAGACCAGATGGAACTTGGATATCCTTTGAGGATAATGCAGTTGTTATAATAAATCCGGATGGTACTCCTAAAGGTACCGAAATCAGAGGTCCAATAGCAAGAGAAGCAGCAGAAAGATGGCCAAAAATAGCTAGTCTCGCTACACTGGTGGTGTAA
- the rplX gene encoding 50S ribosomal protein L24, which yields MSSLKPSKQRKILYNLPLHQRKKLLVARVSDDIANQYSIKRIAVRKGDTVRVVRGEQEGKEGKVVDVDTKTGRIAIEGITRKKADGTPVYIWIHASKVMITKLDLSDPRRREKIEKISKSKKEG from the coding sequence ATGTCATCACTTAAGCCTTCGAAACAAAGAAAAATTTTATATAATCTACCATTACATCAAAGGAAGAAATTGCTAGTTGCAAGAGTTTCCGATGACATTGCAAATCAATATTCCATAAAGCGCATAGCAGTAAGAAAAGGTGATACTGTTAGGGTAGTTCGTGGGGAACAAGAAGGAAAAGAGGGTAAAGTAGTAGATGTTGATACAAAGACTGGTAGAATTGCGATAGAGGGAATAACAAGGAAGAAAGCGGATGGCACACCTGTTTATATATGGATTCATGCTTCTAAGGTTATGATTACTAAATTAGATTTAAGCGACCCTAGAAGACGAGAAAAGATAGAGAAAATATCTAAATCTAAGAAGGAGGGATAA
- the rpmC gene encoding 50S ribosomal protein L29 → MTLDVEELRKMEKEDLLKRLEELRLELIKLKVQARMGTLKNTASIKNTRKDIARILTVLSEKKKNLKK, encoded by the coding sequence ATGACCTTGGATGTTGAGGAGTTAAGAAAAATGGAGAAAGAAGATCTGTTAAAGAGATTAGAGGAGTTAAGGCTAGAGTTAATAAAACTTAAAGTGCAAGCAAGAATGGGTACGCTAAAGAATACTGCGAGTATTAAAAATACTAGAAAAGATATTGCTAGGATATTGACGGTTTTAAGTGAGAAAAAGAAAAATCTAAAGAAGTAA
- a CDS encoding 50S ribosomal protein L18, which translates to MANGPNYKVKFRRRREGKTNYYRRYAYVVSKQIRFVVRITNKYVIVQVVKIDPKGDITLAAAHSIELVKKFGWKGDTNNTPAAYLTGYLAALRAMKKNINKCVADIGLHVPSKGARIFYAIKGAIDAGLKIPIGEVGIQDSRIKGEHIAKYAEKLKNENPDLYNKLFSKYLERGLNPENLPSHFDEVLNKIKSSGG; encoded by the coding sequence ATGGCTAATGGTCCTAATTATAAGGTTAAGTTTAGGAGAAGACGAGAAGGAAAGACTAATTATTATAGACGATATGCTTATGTTGTCAGTAAGCAAATAAGGTTTGTCGTGAGGATAACAAATAAGTATGTGATAGTGCAGGTTGTAAAGATTGATCCTAAGGGTGACATTACACTAGCTGCCGCACATTCTATAGAGCTAGTTAAGAAGTTTGGCTGGAAAGGAGATACAAATAATACGCCTGCAGCTTACCTTACTGGATATTTAGCAGCGTTAAGAGCAATGAAGAAAAATATAAATAAGTGCGTCGCTGATATTGGTCTTCATGTACCTTCTAAGGGAGCTAGAATATTTTATGCAATAAAAGGGGCAATTGATGCTGGGTTAAAAATTCCTATAGGCGAGGTAGGTATACAAGATTCTAGAATAAAAGGGGAACATATAGCGAAGTATGCAGAAAAGTTAAAAAATGAAAATCCTGATTTATATAACAAGTTATTTTCAAAATATTTAGAAAGAGGTTTAAATCCAGAAAATTTACCTTCTCATTTTGATGAGGTGTTAAATAAGATAAAGTCTTCTGGTGGTTAA
- a CDS encoding 50S ribosomal protein L19e, with the protein MTDLRAQKKLAAAVAGVGISRVKIIQDYIDEVQGALTRDDVRKLINEGKIVILKKTGISGGRLKERKKKRSLKSEGRKAGSRKGKKGARANSKEMWVKRIRKIRAYLRWLRDHKVIDTHTYRELYLKAKGGNFKGVSDVRNILIQMGKLKGE; encoded by the coding sequence ATGACCGACTTAAGAGCTCAAAAGAAATTAGCTGCCGCAGTAGCTGGGGTAGGTATAAGTAGAGTTAAGATAATCCAAGATTACATTGATGAGGTTCAAGGTGCATTAACTAGAGACGATGTTAGGAAGCTGATAAATGAAGGAAAGATTGTAATTCTCAAAAAAACTGGAATAAGTGGTGGCAGATTAAAGGAAAGAAAGAAAAAGAGAAGTCTTAAGAGCGAAGGTAGGAAAGCTGGTAGTAGGAAGGGCAAAAAAGGAGCGAGAGCAAATAGTAAAGAAATGTGGGTGAAAAGGATAAGGAAAATAAGGGCTTATCTAAGGTGGTTAAGAGATCATAAAGTTATTGATACTCACACATATAGAGAACTATACCTAAAAGCTAAAGGTGGTAATTTCAAGGGAGTTTCTGATGTTAGGAACATTCTAATACAGATGGGAAAATTGAAAGGTGAATGA
- a CDS encoding 50S ribosomal protein L22 has protein sequence MGSWSYPQLNVDELKIAKAVIRDVPVSIKDLYNVCKSIRGMYLSDAKDFLNRVLEEKEALPFWRYNKGASHKSNISAKWKVKAGRYPKKAIKHVLKLLENAEANATNKGLDVNKLVIRHIAAHKSIILKRYMPRAFGRATAKYRRTANVEVILEEVE, from the coding sequence ATGGGTAGTTGGAGTTATCCTCAATTAAATGTTGATGAACTAAAAATTGCTAAAGCTGTAATAAGAGATGTTCCTGTTTCTATAAAAGACTTATATAACGTTTGCAAATCTATCAGAGGCATGTATCTTAGTGATGCTAAAGATTTTCTAAATAGAGTCCTAGAAGAAAAGGAAGCGTTACCATTTTGGAGGTACAATAAGGGTGCTTCTCATAAATCTAATATATCGGCCAAGTGGAAGGTAAAAGCTGGCAGATATCCTAAGAAAGCAATAAAGCATGTGTTAAAATTGTTAGAAAATGCTGAAGCTAATGCTACAAATAAAGGATTAGATGTTAATAAGTTAGTTATAAGGCATATTGCAGCGCATAAGAGCATAATTCTGAAAAGATACATGCCTAGAGCATTTGGAAGGGCTACTGCAAAATATAGAAGAACGGCAAATGTAGAAGTAATTTTGGAGGAGGTGGAGTAG
- a CDS encoding 30S ribosomal protein S19: MSLEIPPEWKSFKYRGKSIDELLNMPMDEFIKLLPSRQRRSLKRGFTDAQRRLLEKVRKYRREGKINKVIKTHVRDLVILPELVGLKMAVYNGKEFVEFTVTPEMIGHYLGEYSITTKKVEHGEPGLKATRSSLFLAMKG, translated from the coding sequence ATGTCATTAGAAATACCGCCTGAATGGAAGAGCTTTAAATACAGAGGAAAGAGTATTGATGAATTATTAAATATGCCAATGGACGAATTTATTAAGCTCTTACCTTCAAGACAAAGAAGATCTTTAAAACGTGGTTTTACTGATGCTCAAAGACGCCTCTTAGAGAAAGTAAGAAAATATAGGAGAGAAGGTAAGATAAATAAGGTTATAAAAACACATGTAAGGGATTTGGTTATATTACCAGAGTTGGTTGGCCTTAAAATGGCTGTTTATAATGGTAAAGAATTTGTGGAGTTTACTGTCACTCCAGAGATGATAGGCCATTATTTAGGCGAGTACTCGATAACTACTAAGAAGGTGGAGCATGGAGAGCCCGGATTAAAGGCTACAAGATCAAGTTTATTCTTAGCGATGAAGGGATGA
- a CDS encoding 30S ribosomal protein S8 — protein sequence MVVVNPLSNALTSIYNNEMRRNKQAIIMPASKLIINVLRVMQKEGYIGEFEYIDDGRWGKITVQLLGRVNKCGPITPRYPLTYRQMIDLPEFVRRYLPSKEIGIIIVSTSKGVMSHKEAARMRIGGVTLGYVY from the coding sequence ATGGTGGTTGTAAATCCTTTATCAAATGCTTTAACATCTATATACAATAACGAGATGAGACGAAACAAACAAGCAATTATAATGCCCGCATCTAAACTGATAATAAACGTTTTGAGAGTGATGCAAAAGGAAGGTTATATTGGAGAATTTGAGTATATTGATGATGGTAGATGGGGTAAAATCACAGTTCAACTATTAGGTAGAGTTAATAAATGCGGTCCAATAACTCCACGTTATCCCCTTACTTATAGACAAATGATTGATCTACCAGAGTTTGTTAGACGTTATTTACCATCTAAGGAAATAGGTATAATAATTGTATCTACCTCTAAGGGCGTTATGTCTCATAAGGAAGCTGCGAGAATGAGAATTGGCGGAGTTACGTTAGGTTATGTTTATTGA
- a CDS encoding 50S ribosomal protein L6: MQAVMLKEEIDVPNNVSVEIRGFLVKIKGPKGEIARDFSFAKEIEIKLDGNKILLETTFANRRKKAVFYTIVSHIKNMITGVTKGYRYYLKIIYTHFPMSVKVSGNEVQITNLIGEKNIRRAPILPGVKVTVKGEDIIVEGIDLEAVAQTAANIEQAAKITGFDKRVFSDGIFIYKKEVIE, from the coding sequence ATGCAGGCTGTAATGTTAAAGGAGGAAATCGATGTCCCAAATAATGTAAGTGTTGAGATAAGAGGATTTTTGGTAAAAATAAAAGGACCAAAAGGAGAAATAGCTAGAGATTTTAGTTTTGCTAAGGAAATTGAGATCAAATTAGATGGCAATAAAATATTATTAGAAACTACATTTGCGAATAGGCGAAAAAAAGCTGTATTCTACACTATAGTAAGCCATATTAAGAACATGATAACTGGGGTAACAAAAGGCTATAGGTACTATCTTAAGATTATATATACTCATTTCCCTATGTCAGTTAAAGTCTCGGGGAATGAGGTTCAAATAACTAACCTAATAGGCGAAAAAAATATACGAAGGGCACCAATATTACCTGGCGTGAAGGTTACAGTAAAAGGCGAAGATATAATAGTTGAAGGTATTGATTTAGAAGCAGTAGCACAGACGGCTGCAAATATAGAACAAGCTGCTAAAATAACTGGTTTTGATAAACGTGTTTTCTCTGATGGTATATTTATTTATAAGAAAGAGGTGATTGAATGA
- a CDS encoding 30S ribosomal protein S14, with product MGKYKPPAERRHGKGVQACKRCGSRDSVIQKYGIYLCRQCFREVAYELGFKKYW from the coding sequence ATGGGTAAATATAAGCCTCCGGCTGAAAGAAGACATGGAAAGGGAGTGCAAGCGTGTAAGAGATGTGGTAGTAGAGACTCTGTTATCCAGAAGTATGGAATTTATTTGTGTAGGCAATGCTTTAGAGAAGTAGCATACGAATTGGGATTTAAAAAATATTGGTGA